In Chryseobacterium lactis, a single genomic region encodes these proteins:
- the hemH gene encoding ferrochelatase gives MSKKGILLVNLGSPRSTAVNDVKEYLDEFLMDERVIDYRWIFRALLVRGVILKTRPAKSAEAYKTVWTNEGSPLIVITEKIQKKLQKLVDVPVEIGMRYAEPSIETGIQKLVDQGISEIVLFPLYPQYAMSTTETVIEQAEEVRKKKFPKVKINYIQPFYNRDIYVNCLAESIKEKLPENFDALQFSYHGVPERHLYKTDPSKTCKIDDANCINSQVDTHNAYCYRHQCYKTTEAVIAKMGLPKEKTIISFQSRLGKDKWIEPYTDETFETIPEKGVKNLAVVCPAFVSDCLETLEEISVEGKEQFMHGGGENFHYIPCLNDEDRWIEVVKVLCEEKLNDFYLV, from the coding sequence TTGAGTAAAAAAGGAATTTTACTGGTTAATCTTGGATCTCCAAGATCTACGGCTGTAAATGATGTAAAGGAATATCTTGACGAATTTTTGATGGACGAAAGAGTAATCGATTATCGTTGGATTTTCAGAGCTCTTCTTGTTCGTGGAGTTATCTTAAAAACCAGGCCAGCCAAATCTGCTGAAGCCTACAAAACGGTTTGGACGAATGAGGGTTCTCCACTGATTGTCATCACAGAAAAAATTCAGAAAAAACTTCAGAAACTGGTAGATGTTCCTGTAGAAATCGGAATGAGGTATGCCGAGCCAAGCATTGAAACCGGTATTCAAAAACTAGTGGATCAGGGAATTTCTGAGATCGTGCTTTTCCCTTTATATCCGCAATATGCCATGAGTACAACGGAAACGGTGATCGAACAAGCGGAAGAGGTAAGAAAGAAGAAGTTTCCAAAGGTAAAAATCAATTATATTCAACCTTTCTACAACAGAGATATCTATGTCAATTGTCTGGCAGAAAGTATTAAGGAAAAGCTTCCTGAGAATTTTGATGCTCTTCAGTTCTCTTACCACGGAGTTCCTGAAAGACACCTTTATAAAACAGATCCTTCGAAAACCTGTAAAATTGATGATGCCAATTGTATCAACAGTCAGGTGGATACTCACAATGCCTACTGCTACAGACATCAATGCTATAAAACAACTGAGGCTGTTATTGCTAAAATGGGACTTCCAAAGGAAAAAACAATTATTTCTTTCCAGTCAAGATTAGGAAAAGACAAATGGATTGAACCTTATACGGACGAAACATTTGAAACCATTCCTGAAAAGGGAGTGAAAAATCTGGCTGTTGTTTGCCCGGCCTTTGTTTCAGACTGTCTCGAAACATTAGAAGAAATCTCTGTGGAAGGAAAAGAGCAGTTTATGCATGGCGGCGGCGAAAATTTCCATTACATTCCCTGCCTTAATGATGAAGACCGATGGATTGAAGTCGTAAAAGTACTTTGCGAAGAAAAACTGAATGATTTTTATTTAGTATAA
- the ribB gene encoding 3,4-dihydroxy-2-butanone-4-phosphate synthase, giving the protein MSDIKLNTIPEAIEDLRNGKIIIVVDDEDRENEGDFLCAAELTTPEIINFMALHGRGLICMPLPEKRCDELGLEVMVSRSSDPKETAFTVSVDLLGNGTSTGISAGDRAKTILALMDEKSKPTDFMRPGHIFPLRARKGGVLKRAGHTEAAIDLTHLAGLKEGGVICEIMNEDGTMSRLPELHAFAQKHDMKIVSIEDLIHYQLKKGNLVERLEEKKVKTHYGEFDFYAFRETSNDQIHFALTKGAWTVDEPVLVRVQSSDSYFDVLTRLNNGEKPLLEKVTGMVNEEGKGAIIFINNVSNSENTLRKLQQFLNYQDGQEQHPTLAYNYRDYGIGTQILKNLGINKFKVITQNPNIKPQVGGYDVEVTELVQL; this is encoded by the coding sequence ATGTCCGATATTAAATTAAATACTATTCCGGAGGCTATAGAAGACCTTAGAAATGGTAAAATAATAATAGTAGTAGATGATGAAGACAGAGAAAATGAAGGTGATTTTCTTTGTGCGGCAGAGTTAACAACGCCGGAAATTATCAATTTTATGGCTCTTCACGGAAGAGGACTTATCTGTATGCCACTTCCTGAAAAAAGATGTGACGAATTAGGATTAGAGGTAATGGTAAGCAGAAGCAGCGATCCTAAAGAAACTGCTTTTACAGTATCTGTTGACCTTTTAGGTAACGGAACTTCTACAGGTATTTCTGCTGGAGACAGAGCAAAAACAATTTTAGCTTTGATGGATGAAAAATCCAAGCCTACAGATTTTATGAGACCCGGACATATCTTCCCGCTTCGTGCAAGAAAAGGAGGGGTACTAAAAAGAGCAGGACATACTGAAGCAGCGATTGACCTTACGCACTTGGCTGGCTTGAAAGAAGGAGGAGTAATCTGTGAGATTATGAATGAAGACGGTACTATGTCCCGTCTGCCTGAACTTCACGCTTTCGCTCAAAAGCACGATATGAAGATCGTTTCCATTGAAGATTTGATTCATTATCAACTTAAAAAAGGAAACTTGGTAGAAAGACTTGAGGAGAAAAAAGTGAAAACGCACTACGGTGAGTTTGATTTCTATGCTTTCAGAGAGACTTCTAACGACCAGATTCACTTTGCACTGACAAAAGGAGCATGGACTGTTGATGAGCCTGTTTTGGTAAGAGTACAGTCTTCCGATTCTTATTTTGATGTATTGACAAGATTGAATAATGGTGAAAAGCCCTTATTGGAAAAAGTAACCGGTATGGTAAATGAAGAAGGAAAAGGAGCTATTATTTTTATTAATAATGTTTCTAATTCTGAAAATACATTAAGAAAACTTCAGCAATTCCTGAACTATCAGGATGGACAGGAGCAGCATCCTACATTAGCTTATAACTACAGAGATTACGGTATCGGAACACAGATTTTAAAAAATCTGGGAATTAATAAGTTTAAAGTAATCACTCAAAACCCAAATATCAAACCTCAGGTTGGAGGATATGATGTAGAGGTGACGGAGCTGGTACAATTATAA
- a CDS encoding helix-turn-helix domain-containing protein, with the protein MNNHFFDLIEYTNRSVFLTGKAGTGKTTFLNDFVRRTKKKHIVIAPTGIAAINAGGVTIHSMFGLPLRTFLPTTERIDTSLANNIADLMPHFKYRKDKLKLLREVEIIIIDEVSMLRADVLDMMDFSLRFIRRNNQRFGGAQMLFIGDLFQLPPVVRDEHILKMYYNSPFFFDSHAIKEIPLVTIELTKVYRQSDQEFLEILNAIRDGDVGSIDFDHLNKRYDPDFDMGKESYVYLCSHNKMADEINQEKLTEIKVDAKTYEAKLVGDFKENQFPNEQFLELKIGSQIMFIRNDISGEKKYFNGKLGEVIGLDEDEIRVVLEGSEQEITVKRETWEQKKYFLDTDKNIKEEVLGSFEQFPIKLAWAVTIHKSQGLTFDKVIIDAGKSFTAGQVYVALSRCRTMEGIVLKSKITPEVIFKDNRILHFHTDTVVNDQVEAILNQEKYDYSIRKVLRTIDCLWFLKEVEDWNKLSVVTKNIDHVKTNQMYLQLKHEAVNLGKIFEKLERIIFQKVNNFIEQKEEWSEIENKTKGAVNFFFTETRDKIFNPLKEFYAEIKGAKGLKQYNEEFRDWLEDVEEYLNSLKEIHLLETKLLDEKNDKEINLKIAKVPSQVLTFQLFEQGKTIGEIALERGLVKETVIGHLAKFAEQGLLDISRVITSDKIKAFETEFYKNSHETLTEWKNALPSTFEFNEIRILINHFNFKKEKGKEL; encoded by the coding sequence ATGAACAATCATTTTTTTGACTTAATAGAATATACCAACAGAAGTGTTTTTCTGACCGGGAAGGCCGGGACAGGTAAAACCACGTTTCTTAATGACTTTGTAAGACGTACTAAAAAGAAACATATAGTAATTGCTCCAACCGGAATTGCAGCTATCAATGCAGGTGGGGTTACAATTCACTCTATGTTTGGATTACCGTTGCGAACCTTTCTTCCTACTACAGAAAGGATAGATACCAGTTTGGCGAATAATATTGCCGATCTGATGCCTCATTTTAAATATAGAAAAGATAAACTCAAGCTTTTAAGAGAGGTTGAGATTATTATTATTGATGAGGTTTCCATGTTGAGAGCAGATGTTCTTGATATGATGGATTTTTCTTTGCGATTTATCAGAAGAAATAATCAAAGATTTGGAGGAGCACAAATGTTGTTCATTGGAGATTTGTTTCAGCTTCCACCGGTGGTGAGGGATGAGCATATTTTAAAAATGTACTACAATTCTCCATTCTTTTTTGATAGTCATGCCATTAAAGAAATTCCTTTGGTTACCATTGAACTGACGAAAGTTTACAGGCAGTCTGACCAGGAATTTCTGGAGATTCTGAATGCTATCCGTGACGGTGATGTAGGAAGTATCGACTTTGATCATCTTAATAAAAGATATGATCCTGACTTTGATATGGGCAAAGAATCCTATGTCTATCTGTGTTCACACAATAAAATGGCGGATGAGATCAATCAGGAAAAATTAACTGAGATTAAGGTTGATGCTAAGACTTACGAAGCAAAACTTGTCGGAGATTTCAAGGAGAACCAGTTTCCAAATGAACAGTTTTTAGAATTGAAAATCGGATCGCAGATTATGTTTATCAGGAACGATATTTCCGGAGAAAAGAAATATTTCAACGGTAAGCTTGGTGAGGTCATAGGTTTAGATGAAGATGAGATTCGTGTTGTTCTGGAAGGCAGCGAACAGGAAATTACCGTTAAAAGGGAAACCTGGGAACAAAAAAAATATTTTCTCGATACTGATAAAAATATCAAAGAAGAAGTATTGGGAAGTTTTGAACAATTTCCGATAAAACTGGCCTGGGCGGTTACTATCCATAAAAGTCAGGGGTTAACATTTGATAAAGTAATTATCGATGCAGGAAAAAGTTTTACTGCCGGTCAGGTATATGTTGCGTTATCACGTTGCCGAACGATGGAGGGAATTGTTTTAAAATCAAAAATTACTCCTGAAGTTATTTTTAAAGATAACAGAATCCTTCATTTCCATACAGACACCGTGGTTAATGATCAGGTCGAGGCTATCCTTAACCAGGAGAAATATGATTACAGCATCAGAAAAGTTCTTCGTACGATCGATTGTTTATGGTTTTTAAAAGAAGTTGAAGATTGGAACAAACTTTCCGTTGTTACCAAAAATATTGATCATGTGAAAACCAATCAAATGTATCTTCAATTAAAGCATGAAGCTGTAAATCTTGGAAAAATCTTTGAAAAACTGGAGCGTATTATTTTCCAGAAAGTCAATAATTTTATTGAACAAAAAGAAGAATGGTCAGAAATTGAAAATAAAACCAAAGGAGCCGTTAACTTTTTCTTTACGGAAACCAGAGATAAAATATTCAATCCTTTAAAAGAGTTTTATGCTGAAATAAAAGGAGCAAAAGGGTTGAAACAATATAACGAAGAATTCAGAGACTGGCTCGAAGATGTAGAAGAATATCTGAATAGTCTGAAAGAAATTCATTTGCTTGAAACTAAACTTTTAGATGAAAAAAATGATAAAGAAATCAATCTGAAGATCGCAAAAGTTCCTTCGCAGGTGTTGACTTTTCAATTATTTGAACAGGGTAAAACTATCGGTGAAATTGCTTTGGAAAGAGGGCTGGTAAAAGAAACTGTTATTGGACATCTTGCTAAATTTGCTGAGCAGGGATTGTTGGACATCTCAAGAGTTATCACCTCAGACAAGATCAAGGCCTTTGAAACAGAATTCTATAAAAATTCTCATGAAACGCTGACAGAGTGGAAGAATGCTTTGCCAAGCACTTTTGAATTTAATGAAATCAGGATTCTGATCAATCATTTTAATTTTAAAAAAGAAAAAGGAAAGGAATTATAA
- a CDS encoding gamma carbonic anhydrase family protein codes for MALVKELLGKRPQIGENAFLAETATIIGDVTMGRDCSVWYNAVIRGDVNYIKMGDKVNVQDNAMLHCTYQKYPLNIGDNVSIGHNAIVHGCTIKDNVLIGMGAIVMDDCLVEENSIVGAGSVVTQGTHIKSGEVWGGVPAKKIKDINAQLLEGEVNRIADNYVKYSSWYKENVKDYEL; via the coding sequence ATGGCACTTGTAAAAGAACTTTTAGGAAAAAGACCACAGATCGGAGAGAATGCCTTCTTGGCTGAAACAGCGACCATCATTGGAGATGTTACAATGGGAAGAGACTGCAGCGTTTGGTATAACGCCGTGATCAGAGGAGATGTAAACTATATCAAAATGGGTGATAAAGTGAATGTTCAGGATAATGCAATGTTGCATTGTACATACCAAAAATATCCATTGAATATTGGAGATAATGTTTCAATCGGGCACAATGCTATTGTTCACGGATGTACTATTAAAGATAATGTATTGATCGGAATGGGAGCTATAGTAATGGACGACTGCCTGGTGGAAGAAAATTCTATCGTTGGAGCAGGTTCAGTAGTAACTCAGGGAACACATATCAAATCCGGAGAAGTCTGGGGCGGTGTTCCGGCAAAGAAAATTAAAGATATCAACGCTCAGTTGCTGGAAGGTGAGGTCAACAGAATTGCTGATAATTATGTGAAGTACTCATCGTGGTATAAAGAAAATGTGAAGGATTACGAATTGTAA
- a CDS encoding NifU family protein translates to MRTVLIEPTENPKVMKFVTDYNLIPGSLELDRTSDVSEIPLAQELFNYPFVERIFITANFVAVAKQDTVEWEHVVESLKNIVEDELLANPRIYLQKKKEMYQIYAEMTPNPNVMKFVSSKLLMEGFVEVKTKEAAEEVPLAQAIFKEFDFVTEVFISDNFVAVTRNHSVEWHQVMMTVRALIADYLQNGGEISKIEPQKHENPVEKIINRDYTEDEQKISDILNEYVAPAVENDGGKISLMEYDQASKTAKMLLQGACSGCPSSTATLKNGIENILKQFVPDLVEKVEAVNG, encoded by the coding sequence ATGCGTACCGTACTTATAGAACCAACCGAAAACCCGAAAGTAATGAAATTTGTTACTGATTACAATCTCATTCCCGGATCATTGGAGTTGGACAGAACCTCAGATGTTTCAGAGATTCCTTTAGCTCAGGAACTGTTTAATTATCCGTTCGTGGAAAGAATTTTCATCACGGCTAATTTTGTTGCAGTAGCTAAACAAGATACCGTAGAATGGGAACATGTTGTGGAAAGTCTGAAAAATATAGTGGAAGACGAATTATTGGCTAACCCAAGAATTTATCTTCAGAAGAAAAAAGAAATGTATCAGATTTATGCTGAAATGACTCCTAATCCAAATGTAATGAAGTTTGTATCAAGCAAATTACTGATGGAAGGTTTCGTAGAAGTAAAAACGAAAGAAGCTGCCGAAGAAGTTCCTTTGGCTCAGGCTATTTTTAAAGAATTCGATTTTGTAACAGAAGTTTTTATTTCTGATAATTTTGTTGCTGTCACAAGAAATCATTCGGTAGAATGGCATCAGGTGATGATGACTGTACGTGCTCTTATTGCGGATTATCTGCAAAACGGAGGCGAAATATCAAAAATTGAACCTCAGAAGCATGAAAATCCGGTTGAAAAAATCATTAACAGAGATTATACCGAAGATGAGCAGAAAATTTCAGACATCTTAAATGAATATGTAGCTCCGGCTGTTGAAAATGATGGTGGAAAAATTTCTTTAATGGAATACGACCAGGCCAGCAAAACAGCAAAAATGCTGTTACAGGGAGCTTGTTCGGGATGCCCTAGTTCTACTGCAACCTTGAAAAACGGAATTGAGAATATCTTAAAACAATTTGTTCCGGATCTGGTAGAAAAAGTAGAAGCAGTAAACGGATAA
- a CDS encoding M12 family metallopeptidase produces the protein MNKKIYGLFKANKAAFAGFIIFAALTSCSKSNEEITAETQANALNIESIQKGQLNGQAITYIKKDGKNFFQGDIVLTDQQLAGDNSANKGGATLSRWPGGKIYYTVASNMGSINANKITSAVSEYNTKTNVQWIPRTNQTNYVQFIFGSSSGADGWANIGYQGGKQTISLDQYISVGSVIHEMGHAVGLYHEHARKDRDQYVSIQWNNIQDGQAYNFNIYNSGTDIGVFNINSVMMYWPNSYSKNGQPTIKRADNTNFTYNRNGFTTGDINTINAMYP, from the coding sequence ATGAACAAAAAAATTTATGGCTTATTCAAAGCTAACAAGGCAGCTTTTGCTGGTTTTATCATTTTTGCAGCCCTTACCTCTTGCAGTAAAAGCAATGAGGAAATCACGGCAGAGACTCAGGCTAATGCTTTAAATATTGAAAGCATACAAAAGGGTCAACTCAACGGACAGGCAATTACTTATATCAAGAAAGACGGAAAGAATTTTTTCCAGGGAGATATTGTTCTTACCGATCAGCAATTAGCGGGAGATAATTCAGCTAATAAAGGAGGAGCAACCCTTTCAAGATGGCCGGGTGGTAAAATCTATTATACGGTTGCCAGTAATATGGGCTCTATAAACGCAAATAAAATTACCTCTGCAGTAAGTGAGTATAATACAAAGACGAATGTCCAATGGATCCCCCGCACCAATCAGACAAATTATGTACAATTTATTTTTGGAAGTTCATCAGGAGCAGATGGATGGGCTAACATTGGATATCAGGGTGGAAAACAGACTATTTCTCTGGATCAATATATTTCTGTAGGATCGGTCATTCATGAAATGGGTCATGCCGTTGGACTTTATCACGAGCATGCCCGTAAAGACAGAGATCAATATGTAAGTATCCAGTGGAATAATATTCAGGATGGACAGGCTTATAACTTCAACATCTATAATTCCGGAACAGATATAGGTGTTTTCAATATAAATTCAGTGATGATGTATTGGCCCAATTCTTATTCTAAAAATGGGCAACCAACAATTAAGAGAGCTGATAATACTAATTTCACTTACAACAGAAACGGGTTTACAACCGGAGATATTAATACTATCAATGCGATGTATCCTTAA
- a CDS encoding NADPH-dependent FMN reductase, translating into MASGNKILVIIGSATKNSSNQKLMEQVFVKSTHIDFQIYDDLSILPHFDTSFTDVDTPEEILKIREKIDQSAGVIFSTPEYIFSIPSRLKNVLEWCVSTEVFSDKPVACITGSASGEKGHEELLLLLTTLGAKIVDKHQLLIRGIKGKFEPDGSVENNTFAKVLQLVTDFEKSVS; encoded by the coding sequence ATGGCCTCCGGAAATAAAATACTGGTTATTATTGGAAGTGCTACAAAGAATTCCAGTAATCAGAAACTTATGGAACAGGTATTTGTAAAAAGTACCCATATTGATTTTCAGATTTACGATGATCTTTCTATTCTTCCTCATTTTGACACGTCATTCACAGATGTTGATACACCGGAAGAAATCTTAAAAATCAGAGAAAAGATAGATCAATCGGCCGGCGTTATATTTTCTACTCCGGAATATATTTTCAGCATTCCAAGCAGGTTAAAAAATGTACTGGAATGGTGTGTTTCTACCGAAGTCTTTTCAGATAAACCTGTTGCTTGTATCACAGGTTCTGCAAGCGGAGAAAAAGGCCATGAAGAATTATTATTGCTTTTAACCACTCTCGGAGCTAAAATTGTTGATAAACATCAGCTTTTAATAAGAGGAATAAAGGGTAAGTTTGAGCCTGATGGCTCAGTGGAAAACAATACCTTTGCTAAAGTACTACAATTGGTAACAGATTTTGAAAAGTCTGTTTCATAA
- the fmt gene encoding methionyl-tRNA formyltransferase yields MKSLKVVFLGTPEFAKTSLETIHQSHHHVVGVVTVADKASGRGQKINQSPVKVYAAENNIPVFQPEKLRNPEFLEELRKLDADVFVVVAFRMMPKILFEMPAMGTFNLHASLLPDYRGAAPINYAVINGEEKTGATTFFINEKIDEGNILLQEELEILPDENAGSLHDRLMEMGSKLVVKTLDGLAENTIEEKPQPQVEHPKNAYKIFKEDTKINWDASSKTIHQFILGMSPYPAAFTILKIGTEEKGLKIFGGTFEISNHGKPAGTLDISKNEFKIYTQDGIYFPQELQLEGKKRMTVKDLLNGFRNFDEITL; encoded by the coding sequence ATGAAATCATTGAAAGTCGTTTTTTTAGGAACTCCCGAATTTGCTAAAACCTCTTTGGAGACTATCCATCAATCTCATCATCATGTAGTAGGTGTTGTAACCGTTGCTGACAAAGCCAGCGGACGTGGACAAAAAATTAACCAGTCACCGGTAAAAGTATATGCTGCAGAAAATAATATTCCTGTTTTTCAACCTGAAAAATTAAGAAATCCTGAATTCTTAGAAGAGCTTAGAAAGCTGGATGCCGATGTTTTTGTGGTAGTAGCGTTCAGGATGATGCCCAAAATTCTTTTTGAAATGCCTGCAATGGGAACTTTCAATCTTCATGCTTCTTTATTACCGGATTACAGAGGTGCTGCACCTATCAATTATGCAGTCATTAATGGTGAAGAAAAAACCGGAGCTACTACTTTCTTTATTAACGAAAAGATCGATGAAGGAAACATTCTTCTACAGGAAGAATTGGAAATTTTACCTGATGAGAATGCCGGAAGCCTTCATGACAGACTTATGGAAATGGGCTCAAAATTAGTTGTAAAAACATTGGATGGCCTTGCTGAAAATACTATTGAGGAAAAACCTCAGCCACAAGTTGAGCATCCTAAAAATGCATATAAAATTTTTAAAGAAGATACCAAAATCAATTGGGACGCTTCTTCAAAAACCATACATCAGTTCATATTGGGAATGTCACCGTATCCTGCTGCTTTTACAATTTTAAAAATCGGAACGGAAGAGAAAGGATTAAAAATATTTGGAGGTACATTCGAAATTTCAAATCATGGGAAGCCTGCCGGAACATTAGATATTTCTAAAAACGAATTTAAAATTTATACGCAGGACGGAATTTATTTTCCACAGGAACTTCAATTGGAAGGAAAAAAAAGAATGACCGTGAAAGATTTACTGAATGGTTTCAGAAATTTTGATGAAATCACCCTGTAA
- a CDS encoding LLM class flavin-dependent oxidoreductase, which yields MKNFEISVLDLAPVKQDKSIHDTFQDSLSLANHTENLDYKRFWLAEHHNMESIASSATSVLIGFIANGTKKIRVGSGGIMLPNHSSLVIAEQFGTLESLFPGRIDLGLGRAPGTDGLTAQALGRNPAIINEQFPRQILELQRYFSKENADAMVRAIPGEGLDVPLYILGSSTDSAWLAAELGLPYAFAGHFAPEQMEMAFKIYRENFEPSKYSDKPYIIACVNGVAADTSEEAHKISTTLFQAFINIVRNDRKPFAPPVDDMDDIWSPMEKSMVLQKLRYTFIGDRAEIQEKLKDFQEKFNVDEVMINSHIYDHQKRLRSYEIFREAANSLSKA from the coding sequence ATGAAAAATTTTGAAATTTCTGTTTTAGATCTTGCTCCGGTAAAACAAGATAAAAGCATTCATGATACTTTTCAGGATAGCCTGTCTCTGGCTAATCATACTGAAAACTTAGACTATAAAAGATTCTGGCTTGCTGAGCACCATAACATGGAAAGTATTGCCAGCTCGGCAACTTCGGTTTTAATCGGTTTTATCGCCAATGGAACAAAAAAAATCAGAGTAGGATCGGGTGGTATCATGTTACCTAACCACAGCTCTCTGGTTATTGCAGAACAATTTGGAACCCTGGAATCTCTTTTTCCGGGAAGAATAGATCTCGGACTGGGAAGAGCACCCGGAACTGATGGATTAACGGCTCAGGCGTTGGGAAGAAATCCTGCCATTATCAACGAGCAGTTTCCAAGGCAAATTCTTGAGCTTCAACGGTATTTTTCCAAAGAAAATGCTGATGCAATGGTTCGTGCGATTCCCGGAGAGGGCCTTGATGTTCCGCTTTATATTTTAGGATCCAGTACAGATAGTGCGTGGCTGGCTGCTGAGCTTGGTTTGCCATATGCCTTTGCAGGACATTTTGCTCCTGAACAGATGGAAATGGCTTTTAAAATATACAGAGAAAATTTTGAACCTTCAAAATACTCAGATAAACCTTATATCATTGCCTGTGTCAATGGAGTTGCTGCGGATACTTCTGAAGAGGCACACAAAATTTCAACAACATTATTTCAGGCGTTCATTAATATTGTAAGAAATGACAGAAAGCCTTTTGCCCCACCGGTTGATGATATGGATGACATATGGTCGCCTATGGAAAAATCGATGGTTTTGCAGAAGTTGAGATATACATTTATTGGGGATCGGGCTGAAATTCAGGAAAAGCTTAAAGATTTTCAGGAAAAGTTCAATGTAGATGAGGTGATGATCAATTCCCATATTTATGATCACCAGAAAAGACTAAGATCTTACGAAATTTTCAGAGAGGCAGCCAACTCATTATCCAAAGCCTAA
- a CDS encoding Crp/Fnr family transcriptional regulator: MTESLKKHIREYIDISDEKLEKYCNAFTVQKVKKKEFLLREGSICNYEGFVINGCFKVFHTDRNADEQILYFGIENWWISDIDSFINNIPSKLNIQALEDSEILIISKVDKEKLYSEIPEIERLMRLKFQMSIIALQRRIIDNLSKSSEERYLEFLKKYPQTAHRITNIQMAAYLGVTPESLSRVRRKIVKS; encoded by the coding sequence ATGACTGAGTCTTTAAAAAAACACATCAGAGAATACATTGATATTTCAGACGAAAAACTGGAGAAATATTGCAATGCCTTTACCGTGCAGAAAGTGAAGAAAAAAGAATTTCTTTTAAGAGAAGGAAGTATTTGTAATTATGAAGGATTTGTAATAAATGGTTGCTTTAAAGTCTTTCATACGGACCGCAATGCAGATGAACAAATTTTATACTTTGGAATTGAAAACTGGTGGATTTCGGATATCGACAGTTTTATCAATAATATTCCTTCTAAACTTAATATTCAGGCTCTTGAAGACAGCGAAATCCTTATTATTTCTAAAGTAGATAAAGAAAAGCTTTATTCCGAAATTCCGGAAATTGAAAGACTGATGAGACTTAAGTTTCAGATGTCAATCATAGCATTGCAGCGTAGGATTATTGATAATTTAAGTAAATCTTCAGAAGAACGTTATCTTGAATTTTTAAAGAAATATCCCCAAACAGCACATCGCATTACCAATATTCAGATGGCAGCTTATCTCGGGGTAACTCCTGAATCTCTGAGCAGGGTTCGCAGGAAAATTGTAAAAAGCTAG